In Reichenbachiella agarivorans, one genomic interval encodes:
- a CDS encoding VOC family protein has product MTQTQQLRTLLLLIVCLSMMFHSEAVFSQKNINELRFSSATIIVKDLKTSASWYRKFLQFSVEEYRPDKYVKMKNDDFRLILKQGNSTLLKSQINFKEGKKYINGITKLGFATNQFDSLYMYLQKYEQIIVKDIHDDINLGLKSYVTLDPDGNLLQFFDIPNQSRLYQVDPMYFTIQSSDYINTLKWYTTHMGFEEIEIVDDSNIHFQNLLRKDGIILELVHLPHQSVETTEFMPLNRDLAQIEELSFKIGLAKTKAFELDNNGNKVVFMK; this is encoded by the coding sequence ATGACTCAAACTCAGCAACTCCGCACCCTACTTTTGTTAATCGTGTGTCTGTCCATGATGTTTCACTCCGAGGCAGTCTTTTCTCAAAAAAACATCAACGAACTGCGGTTTAGTTCTGCTACGATCATCGTCAAAGATCTCAAAACCTCAGCAAGTTGGTATAGAAAATTCCTCCAATTCAGTGTGGAAGAGTACCGTCCTGACAAATATGTCAAAATGAAAAATGACGATTTTCGACTCATCCTCAAGCAAGGAAACAGCACCTTGCTAAAATCTCAGATCAATTTCAAGGAAGGAAAAAAATACATCAATGGCATCACCAAACTGGGATTTGCGACGAATCAGTTTGACAGCCTATACATGTATCTGCAGAAGTATGAACAAATCATCGTCAAGGATATTCATGATGATATTAATTTGGGATTAAAGTCCTATGTCACCTTAGACCCTGATGGCAACCTCCTACAGTTTTTTGATATACCCAATCAATCCAGGCTGTATCAGGTAGACCCGATGTACTTTACCATTCAATCTTCGGATTATATCAATACTCTGAAGTGGTACACCACACACATGGGTTTTGAAGAGATCGAGATTGTAGATGACAGCAACATTCACTTCCAAAACCTGCTCCGAAAAGACGGCATCATCCTAGAGCTGGTTCACCTGCCTCATCAATCTGTCGAAACCACCGAATTCATGCCACTGAATCGCGATCTGGCACAAATCGAGGAACTCTCATTCAAAATCGGACTCGCCAAAACCAAGGCCTTCGAACTTGATAACAATGGGAATAAGGTTGTGTTTATGAAATAG
- the sufB gene encoding Fe-S cluster assembly protein SufB: MSNDDQILEEFTSKEYEHGWSVDLEADEAPAGLSEDIVRFISAKKNEPEWMLEWRLSAYERWTKMEEPDWSNVKYPKIDYQAIKYYSAPKQKKTVDSLDEIDPELIATFEKLGISLNEQKRLTGVAVDAVIDSVSVATTFKETLGERGIIFCSFSEAVRNHPELVKKHLGSVVPVSDNYFSALNSAVFSDGSFCYIPKGVRCPMELSTYFRINAANTGQFERTLIVADEGSYVSYLEGCTAPQRDENQLHAAVVEIIAQKDAEVKYSTVQNWYPGDKNGKGGIYNFVTKRGICAGDRSKISWTQVETGSAVTWKYPSCILKGDYSVGEFYSVAVTNNHQQADTGTKMIHIGKHTKSRIVSKGISAGHSQNSYRGQVQVMKRAEKARNFSQCDSLLIGNQCGAHTFPYIDIENSTAQVEHEATTSKIGEDQIFYCTQRGIDEENAVALIVNGYAKEVLNKLPMEFAVEAQKLLALTLEGSVG; this comes from the coding sequence ATGAGCAACGACGATCAAATACTAGAGGAGTTCACCTCAAAAGAATACGAACATGGATGGTCTGTGGATCTGGAAGCCGATGAAGCACCAGCAGGATTGAGTGAAGACATTGTTCGTTTCATTTCGGCAAAAAAGAACGAACCAGAGTGGATGCTAGAGTGGCGTTTGAGTGCGTATGAGCGATGGACAAAGATGGAAGAACCAGATTGGTCTAATGTGAAGTACCCAAAAATCGACTACCAAGCCATCAAATATTACTCTGCGCCAAAACAGAAAAAGACAGTTGATAGTCTGGATGAGATAGATCCTGAGTTGATCGCAACTTTTGAGAAATTGGGGATTTCCCTCAACGAACAAAAGCGATTGACAGGTGTGGCGGTAGATGCTGTCATCGATTCTGTATCGGTAGCGACTACTTTCAAGGAAACATTGGGAGAGCGTGGGATTATTTTCTGTTCGTTTAGCGAGGCAGTAAGAAACCATCCTGAGTTGGTCAAGAAGCATCTAGGCTCGGTAGTACCTGTCTCTGATAACTACTTCTCAGCGTTGAACTCTGCCGTTTTTTCTGATGGGTCATTCTGTTACATTCCTAAAGGCGTGAGATGTCCTATGGAGTTGTCAACCTATTTCCGAATCAATGCAGCCAATACTGGACAGTTTGAAAGAACCTTGATCGTCGCAGACGAAGGGTCCTATGTGAGTTACCTAGAGGGATGTACTGCGCCACAGCGTGATGAGAATCAGTTGCATGCTGCCGTGGTAGAAATTATCGCTCAGAAGGACGCTGAGGTGAAATATTCAACCGTACAGAATTGGTATCCAGGTGATAAAAATGGAAAAGGCGGTATTTACAATTTCGTAACCAAGCGTGGGATTTGTGCGGGCGACCGTTCTAAGATTTCTTGGACTCAGGTAGAAACAGGTTCGGCTGTGACATGGAAGTACCCATCTTGTATCTTGAAAGGAGATTATTCTGTAGGAGAGTTTTACTCAGTGGCAGTGACCAACAATCATCAGCAAGCAGATACTGGCACCAAAATGATTCATATTGGCAAGCACACCAAGTCTAGAATCGTGTCCAAAGGTATCTCAGCGGGACATTCTCAAAATTCATACAGAGGACAAGTTCAGGTGATGAAGCGCGCAGAGAAGGCAAGAAACTTCTCTCAGTGTGACTCACTGTTGATTGGGAATCAGTGCGGAGCGCACACTTTTCCATACATAGATATCGAAAATTCAACAGCACAGGTCGAGCACGAAGCGACAACTTCTAAGATCGGTGAAGACCAGATATTCTACTGTACCCAGCGAGGAATCGATGAGGAAAATGCAGTGGCATTGATTGTCAACGGATATGCCAAAGAAGTACTCAACAAGCTGCCGATGGAATTTGCCGTGGAGGCACAAAAACTGTTGGCATTGACGCTTGAGGGATCTGTGGGATAA
- the sufC gene encoding Fe-S cluster assembly ATPase SufC: MLSIKNLQARVEEKEILKGINLEVKPGEVHAIMGPNGSGKSTLANVLAGREDYEVTGGSVEYMGQDLLELATEERAREGIFLAFQYPVEIPGVTTTNFMKTALNQIREHKGLEPLDAVAFLKRMKEKMKLVEIDQSLLSRSLNEGFSGGEKKRNEIFQMAMLEPKLALLDETDSGLDIDALRIVANGVNALKTKDNATIVVTHYQRLLDYIVPDFVHVLYKGRIVKSGTKELAMELEERGYDWIIKDLEEAEA; the protein is encoded by the coding sequence ATGTTAAGCATAAAGAATTTACAAGCTAGAGTAGAGGAGAAGGAAATCCTAAAGGGGATCAACTTAGAAGTGAAGCCAGGTGAGGTACACGCCATCATGGGACCCAATGGTTCTGGCAAGAGTACTTTGGCCAATGTTTTGGCAGGTAGAGAAGATTACGAAGTGACTGGTGGATCGGTAGAGTACATGGGACAAGACCTTTTGGAACTTGCTACAGAAGAAAGAGCGAGAGAAGGCATCTTCTTGGCGTTTCAGTATCCTGTAGAAATCCCTGGCGTGACGACTACCAACTTCATGAAGACTGCATTGAATCAAATCAGAGAACACAAAGGATTAGAGCCTTTGGATGCAGTGGCGTTCTTGAAGAGAATGAAGGAGAAAATGAAGCTAGTAGAAATCGATCAGTCTCTATTGAGTAGATCGCTCAACGAAGGTTTCTCTGGTGGAGAGAAGAAAAGAAACGAAATCTTCCAAATGGCGATGTTGGAGCCTAAGTTGGCGCTCTTGGATGAGACCGATTCAGGGTTGGATATCGACGCGTTGAGAATAGTTGCCAATGGTGTCAATGCCCTCAAAACAAAGGACAATGCCACCATCGTCGTGACTCACTACCAGAGATTGTTGGATTACATCGTGCCTGATTTTGTACATGTATTGTACAAAGGACGTATCGTAAAGTCTGGCACCAAAGAATTGGCGATGGAGCTGGAAGAAAGAGGTTACGATTGGATAATCAAAGATTTAGAAGAAGCAGAAGCATAA